The following coding sequences lie in one Drosophila sulfurigaster albostrigata strain 15112-1811.04 chromosome 2R, ASM2355843v2, whole genome shotgun sequence genomic window:
- the LOC133838540 gene encoding large ribosomal subunit protein mL45, with product MEKLVCSSIKIMQMQMPQMVPRAGMLLPGVQNMLQMQQVRHRQTKHWKPEFKRLRKQKFVKIELPNLREKADDISKEEMRSRMKERGVLPPRPWMERPFHISCTGGIFEAYVPPEGDGKKSIISTSGAKQKFEFLEKKSKSLMAVRKIRSYEENFSTDDFGAEAQEIYIAAHTHMAAKEKYKIREFVSERCYPEMMHNVKDKTIHWRFLQSLEPPRVVHARVTEVITKENQFAQVTVRFHTQQMLAIYDRFGRLMHGSEILTKDVLEYVVFEKHISNEYGKWRLHDKIIPDWLPPKQPALITYRIADEPIEETPKELSAGEQQTKQLESGSEQQKEQQQLSTVAASSQQPETTKKPTLAI from the coding sequence ATGCCGCAAATGGTACCAAGAGCAGGCATGTTGTTGCCGGGCGTGCAAAACATGTTGCAAATGCAGCAGGTGCGCCACCGGCAAACTAAGCATTGGAAACCGGAGTTTAAACGATTGCGAAAGCAGAAATTCGTTAAAATTGAGCTACCCAATTTGCGTGAAAAGGCCGATGATATTAGCAAAGAGGAGATGCGCAGTCGCATGAAAGAGCGCGGAGTGCTGCCGCCCCGTCCATGGATGGAACGACCATTTCACATTAGTTGCACGGGCGGCATCTTCGAGGCGTATGTGCCACCCGAGGGTGATGGCAAAAAGTCGATCATCTCAACGTCAGGTGCTAAGCAAAAATTCGAATTCCTAGAGAAGAAATCAAAGAGTTTGATGGCTGTGCGCAAAATACGCTCATACGAGGAGAATTTCAGCACGGATGACTTTGGTGCAGAGGCGCAAGAGATTTATattgcagcacacacacatatggcAGCCAAAGAGAAGTACAAAATACGTGAATTTGTCAGCGAACGTTGCTACCCCGAAATGATGCACAACGTCAAGGACAAGACAATACATTGGCGTTTCCTGCAATCGTTGGAGCCGCCACGTGTTGTCCACGCTCGTGTCACCGAGGTCATCACGAAAGAGAATCAGTTTGCTCAGGTCACAGTCCGATTCCACACTCAGCAGATGTTGGCCATCTATGATCGTTTTGGTCGTCTGATGCATGGTAGCGAAATACTCACAAAAGATGTGCTGGAGTATGTGGTATTCGAAAAGCACATTTCCAATGAGTATGGCAAGTGGCGGCTGCACGACAAGATCATTCCCGATTGGCTGCCACCCAAACAGCCAGCACTCATAACATACCGTATTGCGGACGAACCCATTGAAGAGACGCCCAAGGAGCTCAGTGCCGGTGAGCAGCAGACCAAGCAGCTGGAGTCGGGCAGCGAACAACAgaaggaacaacaacagcttagCACAGTTGCAGCATCATCTCAGCAGCCTGAGACGACAAAGAAACCCACACTGGCCATTTGA
- the LOC133838676 gene encoding regulator of G-protein signaling loco isoform X4 produces the protein MNRALPSNASPFRRAWGQSSFRMQRASDKASKPASTAATATGCSPSVRRSASMNASDNDVYLKTLMLDEQLKPKSSSPPQLALFQVPQILMTPAPPSSIMVTASVESQSEPAPAQPEQLGPSGWGTSFERMLQDAAGMQTFAEFLKKEFSAENIYFWTACERYRCTEQEEERVTLARQIFGKHLSNSSSDPVNVDSQARNLSDEKLGSGAVDIFAPAQKQIFNLMKFDSYQRFIRSDLYKSCVEAEQKQQPLPFTGADLDELLKTNFHVMASSKQLKKSASNAEDRRRKSLLPWHRKTRSKSRDRSEIMADLQQTLMPAPPPPPPLLALLTGGANSVQNSLSDLHSSRSSLSSFDAGAAAGPAQGASADSVCSLCRVILTDGATTIVQTRPNETVGQLVERLLEKRNLVYPFYDVVFQGSTKSIDTQQSSQLLAGKEVLIERRVAFKLDLPDPKVISVKSKPKKQLHEVIRPILNKYNYQMDGVQVLLRDTQAPLDLMQPVTVADGQRLQIALLKPDFQLSGGSSMPPKHSKPMKPLPSAAATTATNESSTQLDELTNKMFNELLQSKADAAAATQKKPSDLCSMKSNEVPSESSSSLFERMRQQRQQRENSNIPGSSKLPKLKKKSTSSQHSEELSTITTGSCATSSVDPKKPIIAKLKAGVKLQSTERVAETQDELLEGLKRAQLARLEDQRGTEINFDLPDFLKNKENLNAAASKLRKVRANLSPVNKATSPTDAPQPAPRLSITRGMQPSSVSPMKVDAEHETELTNDASSAELQEFAKAPPPLPPKPKVLPIKPSNWGAAAQPTTTSAGNYSNKFSPAKHHTSTATSPSAKAASQAATALAFGSSKLPLEMQGRKSLEQAASTRCAYLDEPSSSFV, from the exons ATG AACCGCGCACTGCCCTCAAATGCGTCGCCGTTTCGTCGCGCCTGGGGTCAATCTTCCTTCCGCATGCAGCGCGCCTCCGACAAGGCATCGAAGccagcgtcaacagcagcaacagcaactggctGCAGTCCCAGCGTGCGTCGCTCCGCCTCGATGAATGCCTCCGACAATGATGTGTATCTCAAGACATTAATGCTCGACGAACAGCTGAAGCCAAAGTCATCGTCGCCGCCACAATTGGCACTCTTCCAGGTGCCACAGATCCTGATGACGCCGGCACCACCATCGAGCATCATGGTGACCGCCAGCGTGGAGTCACAATCGGAGCCAGCGCCCGCGCAGCCAGAGCAACTGGGTCCGAGCGGTTGGGGCACTTCGTTTGAGCGTATGCTCCAGGATGCCGCAGGCATGCAAACATTCGCCGAGTTTCTTAAGAAGGAATTCTCCGCGGAGAACATTTACTTTTGGACCGCCTGCGAGCGTTACAGATGCACCGAACAGGAAGAGGAACGTGTGACGCTGGCACGTCAAATCTTTGGCAAGCATTtgtccaacagcagcagcgatccAGTCAATGTCGATTCGCAAGCTCGCAATCTTAGCGATGAGAAGTTGGGCAGCGGAGCAGTGGATATCTTTGCGCCTGCGCAGAAACAGATCTTCAATCTGATGAAATTTGATAGCTATCAGCGTTTCATACGCTCCGATCTCTACAAGAGCTGTGTGGAGGCggaacagaagcagcagccgtTGCCCTTTACGGGCGCCGATCTCGACGAGCTGTTGAAGACAAATTTTCACGTAATGGCCTCATCAAAG CAGCTAAAAAAGTCCGCAAGCAACGCAGAGGATCGAAGACGTAAGAGTTTACTACCCTGGCACAGGAAAACGCGCAGTAAATCCCGCGATCGCAGCGAAATCATGGCCGACTTGCAGCAGACGCTGATGCCtgcgccgccaccgccgccgccgctttTGGCTCTGCTCACGGGTGGCGCCAATTCGGTGCAGAACTCACTGAGTGACTTGCACAGTTCACGCTCGTCGCTGTCATCGTTCGACGCCGGTGCAGCAGCTGGACCGGCTCAGGGTGCGAGTGCGGACAGCGTGTGCTCGCTGTGTCGCGTCATACTGACCGATGGCGCCACAACCATTGTGCAAACACGTCCCAACGAGACAGTGGGACAGCTGGTGGAACGTTTGCTGGAGAAACGCAATCTGGTCTATCCGTTCTATGATGTGGTGTTCCAGGGCAGCACCAAATCCATCGACACACAGCAGTCCTCGCAGCTGCTGGCCGGCAAAGAGGTGCTGATTGAGCGTCGCGTCGCATTCAAGTTGGATCTGCCCGATCCCAAAGTTATATCGGTGAAGAGCAAACCGAAGAAGCAATTGCACGAGGTCATTCGACCCATTCTCAACAAGTACAACTATCAAATGGATGGTGTACAGGTGCTGCTGCGCGATACCCAAGCGCCGTTGGATCTGATGCAGCCGGTGACGGTGGCCGATGGCCAGCGGCTGCAGATTGCGTTGCTCAAGCCGGATTTTCAGCTAAGCGGCGGCAGTAGCATGCCGCCGAAGCATAGTAAACCAATGAAACCGCTGCCAAGTGCGGCagcgacgacagcaacaaatgaATCCTCGACGCAACTCGACGAGCTGaccaacaaaatgtttaacgaGCTGCTGCAAAGCAAAGCGGATGCGGCAGCTGCCACACAGAAGAAGCCCTCCGATTTGTGCTCCATGAAGTCGAATGAGGTGCCGTCGGAGAGCTCGTCGTCGCTGTTCGAACGCATGcgtcagcagcgacagcagcgtGAGAATAGCAACATTCCAGGCAGCAGCAAGCTGCCCAAACTCAAAAAGAAATCCACAAGCAGTCAACATTCCGAGGAGCTGTCCACGATAACCACCGGCAGCTGTGCAACATCGTCTGTCGATCCCAAAAAGCCCATTATCGCCAAACTAAAGGCGGGCGTCAAGCTGCAGTCCACGGAGCGAGTAGCCGAGACCCAAG ATGAACTACTCGAGGGACTGAAGCGTGCGCAATTGGCGCGTTTGGAGGATCAGCGCGGCACAGAGATTAACTTCGATCTGCCCGACTTTCTGAAGAACAAAGAGAATCTCAATGCGGCCGCGTCCAAGCTGCGCAAGGTGCGCGCCAATTTGAGTCCCGTGAACAAGGCCACAAGTCCCACAGATGCGCCACAGCCAGCGCCACGTTTGTCCATTACACGTGGCATGCAACCATCGAGCGTGTCACCCATGAAAGTGGACGCGGAGCATGAGACTGAGCTGACAAATGATGCATCGTCGGCGGAACTACAGGAATTTGCCAAAGCGCCGCCACCGTTGCCGCCCAAGCCCAAGGTGCTGCCCATTAAGCCATCGAATTGGGGCGCTGCTGCTCAGCCGACCACAACAAGTGCTggcaactacagcaacaaattCTCGCCCGCTAAGCATCACACATCGACAGCGACATCACCTTCGGCGAAGGCTGCGAGTCAGGCCGCCACAGCTCTGGCTTTTGGCAGTAGCAAGCTGCCACTGGAGATGCAAGGACGAAAGTCGCTCGAGCAGGCGGCGAGCACACGTTGCGCCTACTTGGATGAGCCTAGCAGCAGCTTTGTTTAA
- the LOC133838676 gene encoding regulator of G-protein signaling loco isoform X5, giving the protein MQRASDKASKPASTAATATGCSPSVRRSASMNASDNDVYLKTLMLDEQLKPKSSSPPQLALFQVPQILMTPAPPSSIMVTASVESQSEPAPAQPEQLGPSGWGTSFERMLQDAAGMQTFAEFLKKEFSAENIYFWTACERYRCTEQEEERVTLARQIFGKHLSNSSSDPVNVDSQARNLSDEKLGSGAVDIFAPAQKQIFNLMKFDSYQRFIRSDLYKSCVEAEQKQQPLPFTGADLDELLKTNFHVMASSKQLKKSASNAEDRRRKSLLPWHRKTRSKSRDRSEIMADLQQTLMPAPPPPPPLLALLTGGANSVQNSLSDLHSSRSSLSSFDAGAAAGPAQGASADSVCSLCRVILTDGATTIVQTRPNETVGQLVERLLEKRNLVYPFYDVVFQGSTKSIDTQQSSQLLAGKEVLIERRVAFKLDLPDPKVISVKSKPKKQLHEVIRPILNKYNYQMDGVQVLLRDTQAPLDLMQPVTVADGQRLQIALLKPDFQLSGGSSMPPKHSKPMKPLPSAAATTATNESSTQLDELTNKMFNELLQSKADAAAATQKKPSDLCSMKSNEVPSESSSSLFERMRQQRQQRENSNIPGSSKLPKLKKKSTSSQHSEELSTITTGSCATSSVDPKKPIIAKLKAGVKLQSTERVAETQDELLEGLKRAQLARLEDQRGTEINFDLPDFLKNKENLNAAASKLRKVRANLSPVNKATSPTDAPQPAPRLSITRGMQPSSVSPMKVDAEHETELTNDASSAELQEFAKAPPPLPPKPKVLPIKPSNWGAAAQPTTTSAGNYSNKFSPAKHHTSTATSPSAKAASQAATALAFGSSKLPLEMQGRKSLEQAASTRCAYLDEPSSSFV; this is encoded by the exons ATGCAGCGCGCCTCCGACAAGGCATCGAAGccagcgtcaacagcagcaacagcaactggctGCAGTCCCAGCGTGCGTCGCTCCGCCTCGATGAATGCCTCCGACAATGATGTGTATCTCAAGACATTAATGCTCGACGAACAGCTGAAGCCAAAGTCATCGTCGCCGCCACAATTGGCACTCTTCCAGGTGCCACAGATCCTGATGACGCCGGCACCACCATCGAGCATCATGGTGACCGCCAGCGTGGAGTCACAATCGGAGCCAGCGCCCGCGCAGCCAGAGCAACTGGGTCCGAGCGGTTGGGGCACTTCGTTTGAGCGTATGCTCCAGGATGCCGCAGGCATGCAAACATTCGCCGAGTTTCTTAAGAAGGAATTCTCCGCGGAGAACATTTACTTTTGGACCGCCTGCGAGCGTTACAGATGCACCGAACAGGAAGAGGAACGTGTGACGCTGGCACGTCAAATCTTTGGCAAGCATTtgtccaacagcagcagcgatccAGTCAATGTCGATTCGCAAGCTCGCAATCTTAGCGATGAGAAGTTGGGCAGCGGAGCAGTGGATATCTTTGCGCCTGCGCAGAAACAGATCTTCAATCTGATGAAATTTGATAGCTATCAGCGTTTCATACGCTCCGATCTCTACAAGAGCTGTGTGGAGGCggaacagaagcagcagccgtTGCCCTTTACGGGCGCCGATCTCGACGAGCTGTTGAAGACAAATTTTCACGTAATGGCCTCATCAAAG CAGCTAAAAAAGTCCGCAAGCAACGCAGAGGATCGAAGACGTAAGAGTTTACTACCCTGGCACAGGAAAACGCGCAGTAAATCCCGCGATCGCAGCGAAATCATGGCCGACTTGCAGCAGACGCTGATGCCtgcgccgccaccgccgccgccgctttTGGCTCTGCTCACGGGTGGCGCCAATTCGGTGCAGAACTCACTGAGTGACTTGCACAGTTCACGCTCGTCGCTGTCATCGTTCGACGCCGGTGCAGCAGCTGGACCGGCTCAGGGTGCGAGTGCGGACAGCGTGTGCTCGCTGTGTCGCGTCATACTGACCGATGGCGCCACAACCATTGTGCAAACACGTCCCAACGAGACAGTGGGACAGCTGGTGGAACGTTTGCTGGAGAAACGCAATCTGGTCTATCCGTTCTATGATGTGGTGTTCCAGGGCAGCACCAAATCCATCGACACACAGCAGTCCTCGCAGCTGCTGGCCGGCAAAGAGGTGCTGATTGAGCGTCGCGTCGCATTCAAGTTGGATCTGCCCGATCCCAAAGTTATATCGGTGAAGAGCAAACCGAAGAAGCAATTGCACGAGGTCATTCGACCCATTCTCAACAAGTACAACTATCAAATGGATGGTGTACAGGTGCTGCTGCGCGATACCCAAGCGCCGTTGGATCTGATGCAGCCGGTGACGGTGGCCGATGGCCAGCGGCTGCAGATTGCGTTGCTCAAGCCGGATTTTCAGCTAAGCGGCGGCAGTAGCATGCCGCCGAAGCATAGTAAACCAATGAAACCGCTGCCAAGTGCGGCagcgacgacagcaacaaatgaATCCTCGACGCAACTCGACGAGCTGaccaacaaaatgtttaacgaGCTGCTGCAAAGCAAAGCGGATGCGGCAGCTGCCACACAGAAGAAGCCCTCCGATTTGTGCTCCATGAAGTCGAATGAGGTGCCGTCGGAGAGCTCGTCGTCGCTGTTCGAACGCATGcgtcagcagcgacagcagcgtGAGAATAGCAACATTCCAGGCAGCAGCAAGCTGCCCAAACTCAAAAAGAAATCCACAAGCAGTCAACATTCCGAGGAGCTGTCCACGATAACCACCGGCAGCTGTGCAACATCGTCTGTCGATCCCAAAAAGCCCATTATCGCCAAACTAAAGGCGGGCGTCAAGCTGCAGTCCACGGAGCGAGTAGCCGAGACCCAAG ATGAACTACTCGAGGGACTGAAGCGTGCGCAATTGGCGCGTTTGGAGGATCAGCGCGGCACAGAGATTAACTTCGATCTGCCCGACTTTCTGAAGAACAAAGAGAATCTCAATGCGGCCGCGTCCAAGCTGCGCAAGGTGCGCGCCAATTTGAGTCCCGTGAACAAGGCCACAAGTCCCACAGATGCGCCACAGCCAGCGCCACGTTTGTCCATTACACGTGGCATGCAACCATCGAGCGTGTCACCCATGAAAGTGGACGCGGAGCATGAGACTGAGCTGACAAATGATGCATCGTCGGCGGAACTACAGGAATTTGCCAAAGCGCCGCCACCGTTGCCGCCCAAGCCCAAGGTGCTGCCCATTAAGCCATCGAATTGGGGCGCTGCTGCTCAGCCGACCACAACAAGTGCTggcaactacagcaacaaattCTCGCCCGCTAAGCATCACACATCGACAGCGACATCACCTTCGGCGAAGGCTGCGAGTCAGGCCGCCACAGCTCTGGCTTTTGGCAGTAGCAAGCTGCCACTGGAGATGCAAGGACGAAAGTCGCTCGAGCAGGCGGCGAGCACACGTTGCGCCTACTTGGATGAGCCTAGCAGCAGCTTTGTTTAA
- the LOC133838676 gene encoding regulator of G-protein signaling loco isoform X3, whose protein sequence is MHTYYIRYKYINNNNKLTISASKIQISKVLMQKMSFRGLACGLYSEDKANRALPSNASPFRRAWGQSSFRMQRASDKASKPASTAATATGCSPSVRRSASMNASDNDVYLKTLMLDEQLKPKSSSPPQLALFQVPQILMTPAPPSSIMVTASVESQSEPAPAQPEQLGPSGWGTSFERMLQDAAGMQTFAEFLKKEFSAENIYFWTACERYRCTEQEEERVTLARQIFGKHLSNSSSDPVNVDSQARNLSDEKLGSGAVDIFAPAQKQIFNLMKFDSYQRFIRSDLYKSCVEAEQKQQPLPFTGADLDELLKTNFHVMASSKQLKKSASNAEDRRRKSLLPWHRKTRSKSRDRSEIMADLQQTLMPAPPPPPPLLALLTGGANSVQNSLSDLHSSRSSLSSFDAGAAAGPAQGASADSVCSLCRVILTDGATTIVQTRPNETVGQLVERLLEKRNLVYPFYDVVFQGSTKSIDTQQSSQLLAGKEVLIERRVAFKLDLPDPKVISVKSKPKKQLHEVIRPILNKYNYQMDGVQVLLRDTQAPLDLMQPVTVADGQRLQIALLKPDFQLSGGSSMPPKHSKPMKPLPSAAATTATNESSTQLDELTNKMFNELLQSKADAAAATQKKPSDLCSMKSNEVPSESSSSLFERMRQQRQQRENSNIPGSSKLPKLKKKSTSSQHSEELSTITTGSCATSSVDPKKPIIAKLKAGVKLQSTERVAETQDELLEGLKRAQLARLEDQRGTEINFDLPDFLKNKENLNAAASKLRKVRANLSPVNKATSPTDAPQPAPRLSITRGMQPSSVSPMKVDAEHETELTNDASSAELQEFAKAPPPLPPKPKVLPIKPSNWGAAAQPTTTSAGNYSNKFSPAKHHTSTATSPSAKAASQAATALAFGSSKLPLEMQGRKSLEQAASTRCAYLDEPSSSFV, encoded by the exons AACCGCGCACTGCCCTCAAATGCGTCGCCGTTTCGTCGCGCCTGGGGTCAATCTTCCTTCCGCATGCAGCGCGCCTCCGACAAGGCATCGAAGccagcgtcaacagcagcaacagcaactggctGCAGTCCCAGCGTGCGTCGCTCCGCCTCGATGAATGCCTCCGACAATGATGTGTATCTCAAGACATTAATGCTCGACGAACAGCTGAAGCCAAAGTCATCGTCGCCGCCACAATTGGCACTCTTCCAGGTGCCACAGATCCTGATGACGCCGGCACCACCATCGAGCATCATGGTGACCGCCAGCGTGGAGTCACAATCGGAGCCAGCGCCCGCGCAGCCAGAGCAACTGGGTCCGAGCGGTTGGGGCACTTCGTTTGAGCGTATGCTCCAGGATGCCGCAGGCATGCAAACATTCGCCGAGTTTCTTAAGAAGGAATTCTCCGCGGAGAACATTTACTTTTGGACCGCCTGCGAGCGTTACAGATGCACCGAACAGGAAGAGGAACGTGTGACGCTGGCACGTCAAATCTTTGGCAAGCATTtgtccaacagcagcagcgatccAGTCAATGTCGATTCGCAAGCTCGCAATCTTAGCGATGAGAAGTTGGGCAGCGGAGCAGTGGATATCTTTGCGCCTGCGCAGAAACAGATCTTCAATCTGATGAAATTTGATAGCTATCAGCGTTTCATACGCTCCGATCTCTACAAGAGCTGTGTGGAGGCggaacagaagcagcagccgtTGCCCTTTACGGGCGCCGATCTCGACGAGCTGTTGAAGACAAATTTTCACGTAATGGCCTCATCAAAG CAGCTAAAAAAGTCCGCAAGCAACGCAGAGGATCGAAGACGTAAGAGTTTACTACCCTGGCACAGGAAAACGCGCAGTAAATCCCGCGATCGCAGCGAAATCATGGCCGACTTGCAGCAGACGCTGATGCCtgcgccgccaccgccgccgccgctttTGGCTCTGCTCACGGGTGGCGCCAATTCGGTGCAGAACTCACTGAGTGACTTGCACAGTTCACGCTCGTCGCTGTCATCGTTCGACGCCGGTGCAGCAGCTGGACCGGCTCAGGGTGCGAGTGCGGACAGCGTGTGCTCGCTGTGTCGCGTCATACTGACCGATGGCGCCACAACCATTGTGCAAACACGTCCCAACGAGACAGTGGGACAGCTGGTGGAACGTTTGCTGGAGAAACGCAATCTGGTCTATCCGTTCTATGATGTGGTGTTCCAGGGCAGCACCAAATCCATCGACACACAGCAGTCCTCGCAGCTGCTGGCCGGCAAAGAGGTGCTGATTGAGCGTCGCGTCGCATTCAAGTTGGATCTGCCCGATCCCAAAGTTATATCGGTGAAGAGCAAACCGAAGAAGCAATTGCACGAGGTCATTCGACCCATTCTCAACAAGTACAACTATCAAATGGATGGTGTACAGGTGCTGCTGCGCGATACCCAAGCGCCGTTGGATCTGATGCAGCCGGTGACGGTGGCCGATGGCCAGCGGCTGCAGATTGCGTTGCTCAAGCCGGATTTTCAGCTAAGCGGCGGCAGTAGCATGCCGCCGAAGCATAGTAAACCAATGAAACCGCTGCCAAGTGCGGCagcgacgacagcaacaaatgaATCCTCGACGCAACTCGACGAGCTGaccaacaaaatgtttaacgaGCTGCTGCAAAGCAAAGCGGATGCGGCAGCTGCCACACAGAAGAAGCCCTCCGATTTGTGCTCCATGAAGTCGAATGAGGTGCCGTCGGAGAGCTCGTCGTCGCTGTTCGAACGCATGcgtcagcagcgacagcagcgtGAGAATAGCAACATTCCAGGCAGCAGCAAGCTGCCCAAACTCAAAAAGAAATCCACAAGCAGTCAACATTCCGAGGAGCTGTCCACGATAACCACCGGCAGCTGTGCAACATCGTCTGTCGATCCCAAAAAGCCCATTATCGCCAAACTAAAGGCGGGCGTCAAGCTGCAGTCCACGGAGCGAGTAGCCGAGACCCAAG ATGAACTACTCGAGGGACTGAAGCGTGCGCAATTGGCGCGTTTGGAGGATCAGCGCGGCACAGAGATTAACTTCGATCTGCCCGACTTTCTGAAGAACAAAGAGAATCTCAATGCGGCCGCGTCCAAGCTGCGCAAGGTGCGCGCCAATTTGAGTCCCGTGAACAAGGCCACAAGTCCCACAGATGCGCCACAGCCAGCGCCACGTTTGTCCATTACACGTGGCATGCAACCATCGAGCGTGTCACCCATGAAAGTGGACGCGGAGCATGAGACTGAGCTGACAAATGATGCATCGTCGGCGGAACTACAGGAATTTGCCAAAGCGCCGCCACCGTTGCCGCCCAAGCCCAAGGTGCTGCCCATTAAGCCATCGAATTGGGGCGCTGCTGCTCAGCCGACCACAACAAGTGCTggcaactacagcaacaaattCTCGCCCGCTAAGCATCACACATCGACAGCGACATCACCTTCGGCGAAGGCTGCGAGTCAGGCCGCCACAGCTCTGGCTTTTGGCAGTAGCAAGCTGCCACTGGAGATGCAAGGACGAAAGTCGCTCGAGCAGGCGGCGAGCACACGTTGCGCCTACTTGGATGAGCCTAGCAGCAGCTTTGTTTAA
- the LOC133838544 gene encoding kunitz-type serine protease inhibitor Bi-KTI-like translates to MTNFVKVFVVLTAIVSLTSAINLTKAIAQRKAVCTLQSSYGSCSGSKVKWHYDFVRDSCIEFIYSSCGGNANRFDTRIACIQYCMDPVNRYRMQDFENEYLKFRENDK, encoded by the exons ATGACGAATTTTGTTAAAGTTTTCGTGGTCCTCACTGCGATTGTGAGTCTGACATCCGCCATAAATCTAACAAAGGCCATAGCGCAGAGAAAAG CGGTTTGCACATTGCAGTCCTCGTATGGTTCGTGCTCTGGCAGCAAAGTGAAATGGCACTACGACTTCGTGCGGGATAGTTGCATAGAATTCATTTACAGCTCTTGTGGAGGCAATGCGAATCGCTTTGATACTCGGATAGCCTGCATTCAATACTGCATGGATCCTGTTAACCGATACCGAATGCAGGATTTCGAAAacgaatatttaaaattccgagaaaatgacaaataa